TGCAGGGGTTCATTACGAGCAACTTCAGCTGGTACTATGTTTCACTCACAACCATATTCATCGCTTTCTGTCTAATATTCGTATTTACACCGATGGGGCAGATCCGTCTCGGCAAGCCGACGGAAAAGCCTGAATTCAAGACCGCTTCATGGTTTGCGATGCTGTTCAGTGCCGGTATGGGGATTGGGCTGGTCTTCTGGGGGGCGGCTGAACCGATCAGCCACTATTTCACCCCGCCGACAGCCGAACCAGGCACAGATACCGCAATGAAGGAAGCACTCAGGCGGTCATTCTTCCACTGGGGCTTCCATGCTTGGGCTGTCTATGCTGTAGTCGGCTTGGCACTTGCGTTCGCCCAGTTCAGAAGAAATGAACCGGGTCTGATTTCAAGCACCCTGAGGCCGATACTCGGCAAGCATGTGGATGGACCGATCGGTACAGCCATTGATGTACTCGCGGTATTCGCGACGATTGCCGGTGTTGCGACATCACTTGGTCTTGGTGTCATGCAGATCAACGGCGGACTGACTTATCTGTTCGGCATCCCGAATAACATCTATGTGCAGATCATCATCATCGCCGTAATCACTGTACTGTTCATGTACAGTGCATGGACAGGCCTGTCAAAAGGCATCCAGTACCTCAGTAATGCAAACATGATACTTGCCGGCCTGCTGATGATATTCACACTGGTACTCGGACCGACCGTACTCATTCTGAACATGTGGACGGATACATTCGGCGGAATGGTGAGCAACTTCATCAACATGAGCTACGATGTTGCGCCACTGAACCAGGAGAAGAACGACTGGCTT
The sequence above is drawn from the Salinicoccus roseus genome and encodes:
- a CDS encoding glycine betaine uptake BCCT transporter produces the protein MEENQKSRLTPVFWIALAIVSALVLYGVFFSENFESVTGVMQGFITSNFSWYYVSLTTIFIAFCLIFVFTPMGQIRLGKPTEKPEFKTASWFAMLFSAGMGIGLVFWGAAEPISHYFTPPTAEPGTDTAMKEALRRSFFHWGFHAWAVYAVVGLALAFAQFRRNEPGLISSTLRPILGKHVDGPIGTAIDVLAVFATIAGVATSLGLGVMQINGGLTYLFGIPNNIYVQIIIIAVITVLFMYSAWTGLSKGIQYLSNANMILAGLLMIFTLVLGPTVLILNMWTDTFGGMVSNFINMSYDVAPLNQEKNDWLGAWTIYYWGWWMAWSPFVGIFIARVSRGRTIREFVLAVMVGPAVVSFLWFSIFGVTAIESDRANGGFADLATETVLFEMFNNMPLGFIVSLVAVLLIGTFFITSADSATFVLGMQTTNGSLTPSNRVKMIWGVAQVMIAVVLLMGGGLTALQASSIISAFPFSLILILMMIATYKDIAKEQRSLNLLIEPNYKGTEYEKLMEDHEAKLRRENNEG